In Amphiura filiformis chromosome 1, Afil_fr2py, whole genome shotgun sequence, the following are encoded in one genomic region:
- the LOC140168843 gene encoding scavenger receptor cysteine-rich domain-containing protein DMBT1-like: MIVKRVRLVGGRISSEGRVEVFYNGSRGTVCDDSWDNNAAMVVCRQLGFTSGDGEAVRNVQFGMGTEEIWLGDVSCSGIEKGLDECHHNGWGINNCDHSEDAGVIYATYVLRLVGGKNSGEGRVFYNSSWGTVCDDFWDNNDAIVVCRQLGFPPGNAFGNAQFGVVIGEIWLDDVRCLGFENGLDECHHNTWGKTTVTTVRMPASFATLYVLSVAEIQVQVEWKYFTMIRDESWGNDDAMVVCRQLGFPCSVAQSVGNANFGAGVGEIWLDDVSCSGLDNYLDEYRHNGWGVNNCDHSEDAGVICSPNALVLPRLSYWDIVWGICNFTLQKRIERLQNRAGRAILKVPVRTPSSFIRDWLGWKRPSDRRHDNLCITVLKCLAGLVP; encoded by the exons ATGATTGTAAAAAGAG TACGTCTTGTCGGTGGCAGAATTTCAAGTGAAGGCAGAGTGGAAGTATTCTACAATGGTTCTCGTGGAACAGTGTGTGATGATTCATGGGATAATAATGCTGCAATGGTAGTTTGTCGTCAGCTAGGCTTTACATCAGGTGATGGAGAAGCTGTTAGGAATGTTCAGTTTGGAATGGGAACTGAAGAAATATGGCTGGGTGATGTAAGCTGTTCAGGAATAGAAAAAGGATTAGATGAATGCCATCATAATGGATGGGGAATAAACAACTGTGACCACAGTGAAGATGCAGGAGTCATATATGCAACCTATGTAC TCCGTCTTGTCGGTGGCAAAAATTCAGGTGAAGGCAGAGTGTTTTACAATAGTTCTTGGGGTACTGTGTGTGATGACTTCTGGGATAATAATGATGCAATTGTAGTTTGTCGTCAACTTGGCTTTCCACCTGGTAATGCCTTTGGGAATGCTCAGTTTGGGGTTGTAATCGGAGAAATATGGCTGGATGATGTACGTTGTTTAGGATTTGAAAATGGATTAGATGAATGTCATCATAATACATGGGGAAAAACAACTGTGACCACAGTGAGGATGCCGGCGTCATTTGCAACCTTG TACGTCTTGTCGGTGGCTGAAATTCAAGTGCAGGTAGAGTGGAAGTATTTTACAATGATACGTGATGAATCATGGGGTAACGATGATGCAATGGTAGTTTGTCGTCAACTTGGATTTCCGTGTAGTGTTGCACAATCTGTTGGGAATGCTAACTTTGGAGCAGGGGTAGGAGAAATCTGGCTGGATGATGTAAGCTGTTCAGGATTAGACAATTATTTAGATGAATACCGTCATAATGGATGGGGAGTAAACAACTGTGACCACAGTGAAGATGCAGGAGTCATTTGCTCACCAAACG CTCTTGTGCTTCCCAGACTCAGTTATTGGGATATTGTATGGGGTATCTGCAATTTTACACTCCAGAAAAGGATAGAACGTCTTCAAAATCGGGCTGGGAGAGCTATCCTTAAGGTTCCTGTTCGCACACCTTCTTCATTTATCAGGGACTGGCTTGGCTGGAAGCGCCCAAGTGATCGTAGACATGACAACTTATGTATCACTGTCTTGAAATGCCTAGCCGGGCTTGTTCCTTAA